Part of the Desulfohalovibrio reitneri genome is shown below.
GTCATAGTTGTTCATCAGGGCCACGGAGGCGGGCACGTGCATGGTGGCCAGGCCGGGGTAGCGGGTGTTGAGCCGTTCCACCATGCGGGCGGAGAGGTCCACCAGCCGGTCCTGGATGCGGTCCAGCTTGACCGTGGGGTAGGGCTTGCCCTCCTCGAAGCCGGAGCGGCCGCAGGTGCGCACCTGGCCCTCGAAGGCGATGGGCGCGCCGTAGAGCCGGCAGGTGATGGGGCGCACGTCGTACATGACGCACTCGTGCTCCTCGGAGAGCAGGGGGCAGCGCACGCGTTGACGGGCGAGCTCCTCCAGCACGGCTTCCGAGTCGGCGCCCTCCTCCTTGCCCTTGAGGGCCTTGCGCACCAGCTTGTGCTGACGGCGCTCGGCCTCGTCGGCGCGCATGAGGATGGCGTCGCGCTCGGTCCCCTCATAGCGTTCGAGAAAAGCCTGGTTCAGGAAGTAGGCTTCCACGAAAGAAAGATCGAAGATGGCGTGGCAGCAGTCGGAGCAGCCTTTCTCGCAGGCCACTTCATCCGGGCACTGTTTGGCCACGGCCTCGAAGAGCTTGTCCGTCTCTGCGGCCAGCTCGCGGTATTCTTGCAGGATGTCACTGAAATCTATGGGCATGGGCTCTCGCCTCCCGTGTCTGGAGGGCTGGGCAGACCGGGGGGGGGTCTGGACGTGAGAAAAAGGGGGAGCGGCCTACACCGCTCCCCCGAAGGCCACTTGTGGCGCGGGAGGGTTACTCTTCCTCGATGGTGATGGCGTCCTGCTCGCAGACTTCCACGCAGGA
Proteins encoded:
- a CDS encoding YkgJ family cysteine cluster protein, which translates into the protein MPIDFSDILQEYRELAAETDKLFEAVAKQCPDEVACEKGCSDCCHAIFDLSFVEAYFLNQAFLERYEGTERDAILMRADEAERRQHKLVRKALKGKEEGADSEAVLEELARQRVRCPLLSEEHECVMYDVRPITCRLYGAPIAFEGQVRTCGRSGFEEGKPYPTVKLDRIQDRLVDLSARMVERLNTRYPGLATMHVPASVALMNNYDAEYLGLKEEEPEEDASLADALPGDGDDDIWGDGFDQSFGEGPADPNAFQPGRRMDFPAEECASCSTSDCGGCDKAGPGGCSGEPTIIEFGGPARPEDGEE